In Haliaeetus albicilla chromosome 31, bHalAlb1.1, whole genome shotgun sequence, the genomic window CCACCATTGCACCCCAAAGAGCGTGCAAGACTGAATCTGCACCCTGAGGAGTGTGTAACACCACTGTTGCACCCCGAGGAGCGTGCAACACCACCATTGCACCCTGAGAAGTGTGCAACACTGTATCTGCAACCCGAGGAGTGTTCAACACCACCATTGCACCCCAAGGAGCATGCAACACCACCATTGCACCCTGAGAAGCGTGCAACACCAGTATTGCACCCTGAGGAGCGTGTAACACCATATCTGCACCCTGAGGAGTGTGCAACATCACAGTTGCACCCCAAAGAGTGTGTAACAGCACTATTGCACCCTGAGGAGCGTGCAACACCAGTATTGCACCCTGAGGAGTGTGTAACACCAGCATTACACCCTAAGGAACATGCAACATCACAATTGCACCCAGAGGAGTGTGTAACATCACCACTGCACCCTGATGAGCGTGCAACACCATATCTGCAGCCTGAGGAGTGTGCAACACCACCATTGCACCCCAAAGAGTGTGTAACACCGTATCTGCACCCCGAGGAGTGTGCAATGCCACCATTGCACCCTGAGGAGCGTGCAACACTATCTTCAACCTGAGGAGCGTGCAACATCACCATTGCAGCCTGAGGAGCGTGTAACATCACAATTGCACCCTGAGAAGCGTGCAACACCAGTATTGCACTCCAAAGGGTGTGTAACACCGTAGCTGCACCCCAAGGAGCGTGCAACAGCATATCTACACCCCAAAGAGTGTGTAACAGCACTATTGCACCCTGACAAGCGTGCAAGACCACCGTTGCACCCAGAGGAGTGTGCAACACCACCATTGCACCCCAAGGAGCATGCAACACTGCCATTGCACGCCAAGGAGTGTGCAACACCGAATCTGCACCCTGAGGAGCGTGCAACACCGTATCTGCAACGTGAGGAGCGTGCAACACCGTGTCTGCAACGTGAGGAGCGTGCAACACCACCATTGCACCCCAAGGAGTGTGTAACACCACCGTTGCACCCTGAGGAACATGCAACATCACAATTGCACCCAGAGTAGTGTGTAACATCACCATTGCACCCCGAGGAGCGTGTCACACTGTATCTGCACCCCAAGGAGCGTGCAACACCACCATTGCACCCTGAGAAGTGTGCAACACCACCATGGCACCCTGAGGCGTGTGTAACACCGTTTCTGCACCCTGATGAGCGTGCAACACCGAATGTGCACCCTGAGGAGTGTGCAACACCACCGTTGCACCCCGTGGAGCGTGCAACACCATATTTACACCCCAAGGAGCGTGCAACTACACCATTGCACCCTGATGAGTGTGCAACAGCACCATTTCACCCTGAGAAGCGTGCAACACTGTATCTGCAACCTGAGAAGCGTGCAACTACACCATTGCACCCTGATGAGTGTGCAACACCACCATTGCACCCTGAGGAGCGTGCAACACTGTATCTGCAACCCGAGGAGCGTGCAACACCGTATTTGCACCCCAAGTAGCGTGCAACACCACCATTGCACCCCAAGGAGTGTGTAACACCACCATTGCACCCTGAGGAACATGCAACATCACAATTGCACCCAGAGTAGTGTGTAACACCACCATTGCACCCTGAGGAGCGTGCAACACCAGTATTGCACCCTGAGGCGTGTGTAACACCGTTTGTGCACCCTGAGGAGCGTGCAACACCGAATGTGCACCCTGAGGAGTGTGCAACTACACCATTGCACCCTGAGGAGCGTGCAACACCACCATTGCACCCTGAGGAGCGTGCAACACCATATTTGCACCCTGAGGAGCGTGCAACTACACCATTGCACCCCTGAGGAGCGTGCAACACCACCACGGCACTCCAAAGAGAGTGCAACACCGTATCTGCACCCTACAGAGTGTGCA contains:
- the LOC138683111 gene encoding uncharacterized protein is translated as MTSAGELHSGFSSSEDVPVPLRTRLGWEPAATDRPTPARLHLLRRCTPEERATPLLHAKERATPPLHPDERATPPLHPKERATPLLHPEECVTSPLHPEERATSYLHPEERVTPLLHPEERATPLLHPEECATPPRHPKEKRARLNLHPEECVTPLLHPEERATPPLHPEKCATLYLQPEECSTPPLHPKEHATPPLHPEKRATPVLHPEERVTPYLHPEECATSQLHPKECVTALLHPEERATPVLHPEECVTPALHPKEHATSQLHPEECVTSPLHPDERATPYLQPEECATPPLHPKECERATPPLHPEKCATPPWHPEACVTPFLHPDERATPNVHPEECATPPLHPVERATPYLHPKERATTPLHPDECATAPFHPEKRATLYLQPEKRATTPLHPDECATPPLHPEERATLYLQPEERATPYLHPK